A genome region from Blautia coccoides includes the following:
- a CDS encoding serine/threonine-protein kinase — protein MYEEKCLLGGRYRLEKVLGKGGQGKVYLAFDMKLRKYWAVKKIPDGSSREAEIMRHLEHPALPRITDVLEENGYRYLVMDYLEGFTLEEIKKSGKRIPWKKRIKWAIQICSLLEYLHGPAKGIIYQDMKPSNLLVHISGDMRLLDFGIAFLSERGSGVENSHSAESSHSAENRRGMVGYGTPGFAAPEQFLGNAEERTDIYGLGAILLYMEQKDEGKSKLHKKWRQIAEKCMETSMGKRYRNISAVKRELQNLEDWTQNRKRVRAGSIFLAVGLLLLLGAQVRRQELLLDAGRLLGIREGTGLLDTADYGEARRYFLREQEGTEKGEMYRIILDTIEEMPVKANWEEAKKAMKALENSEGTSWEKAGEEIFLANVVQAYDTELGYAKKEGTKKARDLLRQAEINVKENIRKTYAPVYLMEIWYQLAKVCEKLDDSVQSINYYKLILNEKIPVDLEQEVRLSAAAMYRQMKNYSEAEKWYENYLRDYPRDAEAYCAYALMEAMERGNWQKAEHLLSLMDQRGAEKSGFNSEKIKSRINEVTKEETE, from the coding sequence ATGTATGAGGAAAAGTGTCTTCTCGGAGGCCGTTACCGTCTGGAAAAAGTCCTGGGAAAAGGCGGACAGGGAAAGGTATACCTGGCCTTTGACATGAAGCTTAGAAAATATTGGGCTGTGAAAAAAATTCCTGACGGCAGCAGCAGGGAAGCGGAGATCATGCGGCATCTGGAGCACCCGGCACTTCCCAGGATCACGGATGTACTGGAGGAGAACGGATACCGCTATCTGGTCATGGACTATCTGGAAGGGTTCACCCTGGAGGAGATAAAGAAAAGCGGAAAAAGAATACCTTGGAAAAAAAGGATAAAGTGGGCTATACAGATTTGCAGTCTGCTGGAATATCTTCATGGTCCGGCAAAGGGAATCATTTACCAGGATATGAAGCCATCCAATCTGCTGGTGCACATTTCAGGTGATATGAGGCTTCTTGATTTCGGGATTGCTTTTTTATCAGAACGGGGCAGCGGTGTAGAGAACAGCCATAGTGCAGAGAGCAGCCACAGTGCAGAGAACCGCAGGGGCATGGTCGGTTACGGAACACCTGGTTTTGCCGCGCCGGAACAGTTTCTGGGGAATGCAGAAGAGAGGACTGACATTTATGGGCTTGGGGCTATCCTGCTTTACATGGAGCAGAAGGATGAGGGCAAGTCGAAGCTGCATAAAAAGTGGAGACAGATTGCGGAAAAATGTATGGAAACTTCCATGGGGAAAAGGTATAGGAACATCAGCGCAGTGAAAAGGGAACTGCAGAATCTGGAAGACTGGACACAGAACAGAAAACGTGTCCGGGCAGGCTCCATTTTTCTGGCCGTGGGGCTTTTGCTGCTGTTAGGTGCCCAGGTCAGGAGGCAGGAGCTGCTGCTTGACGCGGGGAGACTGCTGGGTATCCGGGAAGGGACCGGTCTTTTGGATACGGCGGATTACGGGGAAGCGCGCAGGTATTTCCTGAGAGAACAGGAGGGGACAGAAAAAGGAGAGATGTACCGTATCATCCTGGACACCATAGAGGAGATGCCAGTAAAAGCAAACTGGGAAGAGGCAAAGAAGGCCATGAAGGCATTGGAAAACAGCGAGGGTACTTCCTGGGAAAAGGCCGGGGAAGAGATATTTCTGGCAAATGTTGTACAGGCATACGATACGGAGCTTGGATACGCAAAAAAAGAGGGCACAAAAAAAGCCCGGGATCTTCTTCGTCAGGCTGAAATAAATGTAAAAGAGAATATAAGAAAGACATATGCGCCTGTATACCTCATGGAAATCTGGTATCAATTGGCAAAGGTCTGTGAGAAACTGGATGATTCGGTACAGAGCATAAACTATTATAAGCTTATCCTGAATGAAAAAATACCTGTGGACCTGGAACAGGAAGTCCGCCTCTCGGCAGCGGCCATGTACCGACAGATGAAAAATTACAGCGAAGCGGAAAAATGGTATGAGAACTATCTACGGGATTATCCCAGGGACGCAGAAGCTTATTGCGCCTATGCCCTCATGGAGGCAATGGAACGTGGAAACTGGCAAAAGGCAGAACATCTGCTTTCTCTTATGGATCAAAGAGGAGCAGAAAAATCGGGCTTTAACAGTGAAAAAATAAAGAGCAGAATCAATGAAGTGACAAAGGAGGAAACAGAATGA
- a CDS encoding fructose-bisphosphatase class III, protein MEKLEHKYLERLSELYPTIAKASTEIINLQSILNLPKGTEHFLTDIHGEYEAFSHVLKNGSGSVRRKINEVFGHTLNEQDKRSLATLIYYPKEKMELIKKTEENMEDWYKITLYRLIEVCKRVASKYTRSKVRKALPPDFAYVIEELITEKPELNDKEAYYEQIIETIIAIGRAEVFIIALSELIQRLVVDHLHILGDIYDRGPGPHHIMDKLEEYHSLDIQWGNHDIVWMGAAAGQRSCIANVIRICARYANLDLLEDGYGINLLPLATFALTYYQEDPCECFKIKGGNTLNPAETVLNMKMHKAISIIQFKLEGQLLIRRKEFHMADRALLDDINYEDGTIRLYGKEYNLLDHAFPTVDPENPYELSKEEEEVMERLVSAFANCEKLQRHMQLLLKKGSLYKVYNNNLLYHGCVPLNDDGSFKEVEIYGRTYKGRELYDVLESYVRKAFFALDKEEKQRGRDILWFIWSSPASPLFGKDKMATFERYFLAEKETHVEKKNSYYRLLEDENVVDNIFREFGIEGDCCHIINGHVPVHHTSGESPIKCGGKVLVIDGGFSKAYQKETGIAGYTLIYNSWGMILAAHEPFTSAEDAITRESDILSDSILVKRTSLRKTVGDTDNGHHLQESIDELKQLLKAYRNGQIIEKE, encoded by the coding sequence ATGGAAAAATTGGAACACAAATATCTCGAGCGCCTTTCTGAATTATATCCCACCATTGCCAAGGCGTCTACGGAGATCATCAATCTGCAGTCAATTCTCAATCTGCCCAAGGGAACCGAACATTTCCTGACGGATATCCACGGGGAATATGAAGCGTTTTCCCATGTGCTAAAAAATGGTTCTGGTTCTGTGAGACGGAAGATCAATGAGGTATTTGGTCATACACTCAATGAGCAGGACAAGCGTTCCCTGGCAACACTGATTTATTATCCAAAAGAGAAGATGGAGCTGATCAAAAAGACTGAGGAAAATATGGAGGATTGGTATAAGATCACATTATATCGTCTCATTGAGGTATGTAAACGTGTGGCATCCAAATATACCCGTTCCAAAGTACGCAAAGCTCTGCCGCCTGATTTTGCCTATGTCATTGAGGAGCTTATCACTGAGAAACCAGAACTTAATGACAAGGAAGCTTATTATGAGCAGATCATTGAAACCATCATAGCAATCGGAAGGGCAGAGGTGTTTATTATAGCCCTTTCAGAGCTGATCCAGCGTTTGGTTGTGGACCATCTGCATATTCTCGGGGATATTTATGACAGAGGCCCGGGGCCGCACCATATTATGGATAAGCTGGAGGAGTATCATTCCCTGGATATTCAGTGGGGCAACCATGACATTGTCTGGATGGGAGCAGCGGCAGGACAGCGCTCCTGCATTGCCAACGTGATCCGTATCTGTGCCCGCTACGCGAATCTGGATCTTCTGGAAGACGGGTATGGCATCAATCTGCTGCCATTGGCTACCTTTGCCCTGACATATTATCAGGAGGACCCCTGTGAGTGCTTTAAGATCAAAGGCGGTAATACACTCAATCCGGCAGAAACTGTGCTGAATATGAAGATGCACAAAGCCATTTCTATTATTCAATTTAAATTAGAAGGCCAGCTTCTTATCAGGAGAAAAGAGTTCCATATGGCAGACAGGGCTTTGCTGGATGATATCAATTATGAGGATGGAACCATACGCCTGTATGGAAAAGAATATAATCTTCTAGACCATGCGTTTCCTACTGTGGACCCGGAAAATCCCTATGAACTGTCCAAAGAGGAAGAGGAGGTCATGGAACGTCTTGTCTCTGCTTTTGCCAATTGTGAGAAGCTCCAGCGCCATATGCAGCTCCTGCTGAAAAAAGGAAGTCTGTACAAGGTATATAATAACAACCTGCTCTATCACGGCTGCGTACCTCTCAACGATGACGGCAGTTTTAAAGAAGTTGAAATATATGGCAGGACCTATAAGGGAAGAGAACTCTATGATGTGCTGGAATCCTATGTGAGAAAAGCATTTTTTGCCCTGGACAAAGAAGAAAAGCAGCGGGGCAGGGATATTCTGTGGTTTATCTGGAGCAGCCCGGCCTCCCCGCTGTTCGGTAAGGATAAAATGGCTACGTTTGAACGGTATTTCCTGGCAGAAAAGGAAACGCATGTGGAGAAGAAAAATTCTTACTACAGGCTTTTGGAAGATGAGAACGTAGTGGATAATATTTTTCGGGAGTTCGGGATCGAGGGGGACTGCTGCCATATTATAAACGGCCATGTACCTGTGCATCACACGTCAGGGGAAAGTCCTATTAAATGCGGCGGCAAGGTGCTGGTCATTGACGGGGGATTTTCAAAGGCATATCAGAAAGAGACAGGAATAGCTGGATACACACTGATCTATAATTCCTGGGGAATGATCCTGGCGGCTCATGAGCCGTTTACTTCAGCAGAGGATGCCATCACAAGGGAGAGCGATATTCTCTCTGACAGCATTTTGGTAAAACGTACCTCTCTGCGAAAAACAGTGGGAGATACAGACAACGGACATCACCTTCAGGAGAGCATTGACGAACTGAAACAACTGCTGAAGGCCTACAGAAACGGCCAGATAATCGAGAAGGAATAA
- a CDS encoding alpha/beta hydrolase — translation MIHEKIPIQMSGSSKETHLTTYILDAYEEQPEDLVRPFILICPGGAYRFTADREAEMIALQFNSMGYHAAVLRYSCAPCVFPTALTEVARSVQMIHEQAKAWRVDTDNIFVMGFSAGGHLAASFGVFWNRDFLREAVGCSKEILKVKGLILCYPVITSREDYGHLESIHNLLGSEYEEKKAMMALENQVDIHVPPAFIWHTFEDQSVPFQNSLLFVEAMGKAGVPAEFHLYPKGSHGLSLANEVLMRTDGTGVQEECQSWMPLLRTWLWNACGRK, via the coding sequence ATGATACATGAGAAGATTCCCATTCAAATGTCCGGGTCTTCAAAAGAGACACATTTGACAACTTATATTTTGGATGCTTATGAGGAGCAGCCGGAAGATCTGGTACGCCCTTTCATATTAATCTGTCCCGGCGGTGCGTACCGTTTTACCGCTGACAGGGAAGCAGAGATGATCGCCCTGCAGTTTAACAGCATGGGATACCACGCGGCAGTTTTGCGTTATTCCTGTGCTCCCTGTGTATTTCCCACAGCCCTGACCGAAGTGGCACGTTCTGTGCAGATGATCCATGAACAGGCAAAAGCGTGGCGTGTAGATACCGATAATATCTTTGTCATGGGATTTTCTGCGGGAGGACATCTGGCAGCCAGCTTTGGTGTCTTTTGGAACAGGGATTTTCTGCGGGAAGCTGTGGGGTGCAGTAAAGAGATATTAAAAGTAAAAGGATTGATCCTCTGTTATCCTGTCATTACATCACGGGAAGATTACGGACACCTGGAAAGTATCCATAATCTGCTGGGCAGTGAATACGAGGAAAAGAAAGCAATGATGGCGCTGGAGAACCAGGTGGATATCCATGTGCCCCCTGCTTTCATCTGGCATACCTTTGAAGATCAGAGTGTGCCTTTCCAAAATTCTCTTTTATTTGTGGAAGCTATGGGAAAAGCAGGCGTTCCGGCAGAATTCCATCTCTACCCAAAAGGCAGCCATGGTCTTTCCCTGGCAAATGAAGTTCTGATGCGTACAGATGGCACCGGAGTACAGGAGGAGTGCCAGAGTTGGATGCCGCTTCTGCGCACCTGGCTTTGGAATGCCTGTGGCAGAAAGTGA
- the rpsB gene encoding 30S ribosomal protein S2, whose product MSVISMKQLLEAGVHFGHQTRRWNPKMAPYIYTERNGIYIIDLQKSVGMVDDAYKAVADIAADGGTILFVGTKKQAQDAIKVESERCGMFYVNERWLGGMLTNFKTIQSRIGRLKEIEAMEADGTFDVLPKKEVIELKKEQTKLEKNLGGIKEMKKLPDAIFIVDPKKERICVQEAHTLGIPLIGICDTNCDPEELDYVIPGNDDAIRAVKLIVSKMADAVIEANQGAAEDSEIFEEAVEEEATEE is encoded by the coding sequence ATGAGTGTTATTTCAATGAAACAGTTACTGGAAGCAGGTGTTCATTTCGGACATCAGACCAGAAGATGGAACCCTAAAATGGCGCCTTACATCTACACAGAGAGAAATGGTATCTACATCATCGACCTGCAGAAATCTGTAGGAATGGTTGATGACGCTTACAAAGCAGTTGCAGACATCGCAGCTGACGGCGGCACAATCCTGTTCGTAGGAACAAAAAAACAGGCTCAGGATGCTATCAAAGTAGAATCAGAGCGCTGCGGAATGTTCTATGTAAACGAAAGATGGTTAGGCGGAATGCTGACAAACTTCAAGACCATCCAGAGCAGAATCGGAAGACTGAAAGAGATCGAAGCTATGGAAGCTGACGGAACTTTCGATGTACTGCCGAAAAAAGAAGTTATCGAGCTGAAAAAAGAGCAGACCAAATTAGAGAAGAACCTGGGCGGTATCAAAGAAATGAAGAAACTCCCGGATGCCATCTTCATTGTAGACCCGAAAAAAGAAAGAATCTGCGTTCAGGAAGCACATACATTAGGAATTCCGTTGATCGGTATCTGTGATACAAACTGTGATCCGGAAGAACTGGATTACGTTATCCCGGGCAATGATGATGCCATCAGAGCCGTAAAATTAATCGTTTCCAAAATGGCAGATGCTGTTATTGAGGCTAACCAGGGTGCTGCAGAAGACAGCGAGATCTTCGAGGAAGCAGTTGAAGAGGAAGCAACAGAGGAATAA
- the tsf gene encoding translation elongation factor Ts: MAITAGMVKELREMTGAGMMDCKKALAATEGDMDKAVEFLREKGLATAQKKASRVAAEGLCKTLVSADEKKAVVVEVNAETDFVAKNEKFQGYVAQVAEQAMDTEAADIEAFLAEAWKFDTTKTVQEALAGQIAVIGENMNIRRFTKVSEENGFVASYTHMGGKIGVLVDVETDVVNDAVKEMAKNIAMQAAALKPLYTNRNEVSQEYIEHEKEILTAAAKNEKPDANDKIISGMVMGRINKELKEICLLDQVYVKAEDGKQTVAKYVEEVAKANNAKIAVKGFVRFETGEGIEKKEENFAEEVAKQMGN; this comes from the coding sequence ATGGCTATTACAGCAGGAATGGTAAAAGAATTAAGAGAAATGACTGGCGCCGGCATGATGGACTGCAAGAAAGCTCTTGCGGCAACAGAAGGCGATATGGATAAAGCAGTTGAATTCCTGAGAGAAAAGGGACTTGCTACTGCACAGAAGAAAGCAAGCCGTGTTGCAGCAGAAGGTCTGTGCAAAACTCTTGTATCTGCTGATGAGAAGAAAGCAGTTGTTGTAGAGGTTAATGCAGAGACAGATTTCGTTGCTAAAAACGAAAAATTCCAGGGCTATGTTGCACAGGTTGCAGAGCAGGCTATGGACACAGAAGCTGCTGATATTGAAGCTTTCTTAGCCGAGGCTTGGAAATTCGATACAACAAAGACTGTTCAGGAAGCTCTGGCAGGTCAGATTGCTGTTATCGGCGAGAACATGAACATCAGAAGATTCACAAAAGTAAGCGAAGAAAACGGTTTTGTTGCATCCTACACACACATGGGCGGTAAAATCGGAGTTCTGGTTGACGTTGAGACAGATGTTGTCAACGACGCTGTAAAAGAGATGGCTAAAAACATCGCTATGCAGGCAGCAGCTCTGAAACCTCTGTACACAAACAGAAATGAAGTGTCCCAGGAATATATCGAGCATGAAAAAGAAATCCTGACAGCAGCAGCTAAGAACGAAAAACCAGATGCCAATGACAAAATCATCAGCGGTATGGTTATGGGACGTATCAACAAAGAGCTGAAAGAAATCTGTCTGTTAGATCAGGTTTATGTAAAAGCAGAAGACGGAAAACAGACTGTTGCTAAATATGTAGAAGAAGTTGCAAAAGCAAACAATGCAAAAATCGCGGTAAAAGGCTTCGTTCGTTTTGAGACTGGCGAAGGTATTGAAAAGAAGGAAGAAAATTTTGCTGAGGAAGTTGCTAAACAGATGGGCAACTAA
- a CDS encoding alpha/beta fold hydrolase, with the protein MLHEVSFPSYNKRDQVQGWIYAPAAKPKGIVQIIHGFGEHSRRYLHMIVKFMDAGYIVAADDHVGHGKTATVSGVWGDWGDAGFRTMMEDEHTLKKVVCEKYPNLPYFIFGHSMGSFIARDYAAKYGDDLAGVTICGTTGIFRGADNAAELLKKSLDDGRGMDSDPEFTGILMGWMCERCDDVTIGNEWICADPYVQRDHAEDPFDAFTKPTSNRSLFDFTQMMMAVEGIQWAEKVPKSLPFYNIGGDQDPVGEYGKGIYEVSNWLCDTGHNVITKVYSGYRHEIHNYSDIKDDVEAGIIAFMNGILDI; encoded by the coding sequence ATGCTGCATGAAGTAAGCTTTCCATCTTACAACAAACGTGACCAGGTGCAGGGGTGGATTTATGCCCCGGCTGCCAAACCAAAAGGAATTGTACAGATCATTCATGGATTCGGGGAACATTCAAGGCGATATCTGCACATGATCGTAAAATTCATGGATGCCGGTTACATTGTAGCTGCCGACGACCATGTAGGACACGGAAAAACGGCAACGGTCAGCGGTGTATGGGGTGATTGGGGTGATGCGGGTTTCCGCACTATGATGGAGGACGAACATACACTAAAAAAAGTAGTCTGTGAGAAATATCCAAATCTTCCATATTTCATTTTCGGTCACAGTATGGGATCTTTTATTGCCAGAGATTATGCCGCAAAATATGGAGATGATCTGGCAGGTGTTACCATCTGTGGTACAACAGGAATCTTCAGAGGCGCAGATAATGCTGCTGAGCTTCTCAAAAAATCCTTGGATGACGGGCGGGGAATGGACTCTGATCCGGAATTCACAGGCATCTTAATGGGATGGATGTGCGAGCGATGCGATGATGTCACAATCGGAAATGAATGGATCTGTGCTGACCCTTATGTACAGCGCGACCACGCAGAAGATCCTTTTGACGCTTTTACGAAACCCACCAGTAACCGCTCACTCTTTGATTTCACCCAAATGATGATGGCGGTAGAAGGTATACAGTGGGCTGAAAAAGTACCAAAATCTCTTCCATTTTACAATATCGGAGGTGATCAGGATCCCGTAGGAGAATATGGAAAAGGAATCTATGAAGTCTCAAACTGGCTGTGTGATACCGGCCATAATGTGATAACCAAGGTCTATTCGGGATATCGCCATGAAATACATAATTACAGCGATATTAAGGATGACGTTGAGGCCGGAATCATTGCATTTATGAACGGAATACTTGATATTTAA
- a CDS encoding flavodoxin family protein, giving the protein MKITVIHGQNHKGSTYHIAKMLYEKLDGEVTEFFLPRDFHSFCIGCTNCFEKSEILCPHYEDLKYITESLDSADVIILASPVYVYHVTGAMKVFLDHYGYRWMVHRPEEKMFQKQAVCISTAAGGGMKSTTKDMADSTFFWGIAKTYKYGVGVAAVSWNTVDSKLKSRIDKKTTVLAKKIKMNLGHVSPGIKTKAFFHLMRFIQKKGWNDADVNYWNKKGWNGKNRPWKL; this is encoded by the coding sequence ATGAAAATTACTGTTATACATGGTCAAAACCATAAAGGTTCAACATATCATATTGCTAAAATGCTTTATGAAAAATTGGACGGTGAAGTCACTGAATTTTTTCTGCCCAGGGATTTCCACTCTTTTTGTATCGGATGCACAAACTGTTTTGAAAAGTCAGAAATCTTATGTCCTCATTATGAAGATTTAAAATATATTACTGAATCTCTAGATAGTGCGGATGTGATCATACTGGCAAGCCCTGTATACGTATATCACGTAACAGGAGCAATGAAAGTTTTTTTAGATCATTATGGATATAGATGGATGGTACACCGACCAGAAGAAAAAATGTTCCAAAAACAGGCAGTATGTATATCTACCGCTGCTGGTGGGGGCATGAAAAGTACAACCAAAGATATGGCTGATAGCACCTTCTTTTGGGGCATTGCCAAAACTTATAAATATGGTGTAGGTGTTGCAGCAGTATCATGGAATACCGTGGATTCCAAACTAAAAAGTCGCATTGACAAAAAAACCACTGTCTTGGCTAAAAAAATCAAAATGAATCTGGGGCATGTATCACCTGGCATCAAAACCAAAGCATTTTTTCACCTCATGCGTTTTATACAGAAAAAAGGATGGAACGATGCAGATGTAAATTACTGGAATAAGAAAGGGTGGAATGGGAAAAACCGTCCATGGAAGTTATGA
- the cas6 gene encoding CRISPR system precrRNA processing endoribonuclease RAMP protein Cas6 has protein sequence MFEFINILTLRATYECQEEGRLPSYLGSTIRGILGHCIRDFCCEYPAKRCFQCEKKKGCLYVQCFSNTGGEAGAVNPYVLYVHGEGREIWKKGDLCVFDLTLLGRGGERAGVYLDALLAAEQKGWGAARLSFRLMQVIDSGSGKVIYAGGKSWIRNLSPRPLQTAGRNASYASLFFDTPLRIVSGDKLFDKLPFETFMQFLIRRISLLTKAYTDYQLEWNEEELLNQARKIKTLDEYWREIPFTRYSMNQEEGKLKLPSRTGWVLYEGDLSSFVPILEAGKFLRVGKGATIGFGHYEISYDK, from the coding sequence ATGTTCGAGTTCATAAATATTTTAACATTGCGTGCAACATATGAATGTCAGGAAGAAGGCAGGCTTCCTTCTTATTTGGGTTCTACTATAAGAGGAATTTTAGGGCATTGTATCCGGGATTTCTGCTGTGAATATCCTGCTAAAAGATGCTTTCAATGTGAGAAAAAGAAAGGATGTCTCTATGTTCAATGTTTCAGTAATACCGGTGGGGAGGCAGGCGCAGTAAACCCATATGTGTTGTATGTACACGGAGAAGGAAGGGAGATATGGAAGAAAGGTGACTTATGCGTTTTTGATCTTACATTACTCGGAAGAGGAGGAGAAAGAGCAGGCGTATATTTAGATGCCCTGTTGGCAGCAGAGCAGAAAGGATGGGGAGCAGCAAGACTTTCCTTTCGGTTGATGCAGGTGATTGATTCAGGGTCGGGTAAGGTGATCTATGCCGGGGGAAAGAGCTGGATTCGTAATCTATCTCCCAGACCACTGCAGACAGCAGGCAGAAATGCATCTTATGCAAGCCTGTTTTTTGATACACCGCTTAGAATTGTATCAGGAGATAAGCTGTTTGATAAGCTCCCTTTTGAAACCTTCATGCAGTTTCTTATCCGCAGAATATCACTTCTGACAAAAGCATACACGGATTATCAATTGGAGTGGAATGAGGAGGAACTGCTGAACCAGGCCAGAAAAATCAAAACTTTAGATGAATACTGGAGGGAAATACCTTTCACCAGGTATTCTATGAATCAAGAAGAAGGAAAGCTAAAACTTCCATCCAGAACAGGCTGGGTGCTTTATGAAGGAGATTTATCAAGTTTTGTGCCGATTCTGGAAGCTGGTAAATTTTTGCGTGTTGGCAAGGGGGCTACAATCGGCTTTGGACACTATGAAATTTCTTATGATAAATAG
- a CDS encoding IS256 family transposase has product MAREKKPVHRVQMTEGKRNIIHQLLEEYDIQTAEDIQDALKDLLGGTIKEMMEAEMEDHLGYEKSERSDNEDYRNGYKRKRVNSSYGTMEIEVPQDRKSTFQPQVVKKRQKDISDIDQKIISMYAKGMTTRQISETIEDIYGFETSEGFISDVTDKILPQIEDWQNRPLDEVYPILFIDAIHYSVRDNGVIRKLAAYVILGINTEGKKEVLTIQVGDNESSKYWLSVLNELKNRGVKDILILCADGLAGIKEAIAAAFPKTEYQRCIVHQVRNTLKYVPDKDRKAFATDLKTIYQAPDEKKALAALERVTEKWTPKYPNSMKRWKDNWDSISPIFKFSADVRKVIYTTNAIESLNSTYRKLNQQRSVFPSDTALLKALYLATFEATKRWTTTIRNWGQVYGELSIMYEGRLPE; this is encoded by the coding sequence ATGGCAAGAGAGAAGAAACCTGTACATCGGGTACAAATGACAGAAGGAAAACGTAACATTATCCATCAGCTCCTGGAAGAATACGATATTCAGACAGCTGAAGATATTCAGGATGCTCTGAAAGATCTTCTGGGTGGAACAATCAAAGAAATGATGGAAGCAGAAATGGAGGATCATCTGGGATATGAAAAATCTGAACGCTCTGATAACGAGGATTACCGAAATGGCTACAAACGCAAACGCGTAAACAGCAGTTATGGTACCATGGAGATTGAGGTCCCTCAGGATCGCAAATCCACTTTTCAGCCTCAGGTCGTAAAAAAACGCCAGAAAGATATTTCAGATATTGATCAGAAGATCATTTCTATGTACGCCAAAGGGATGACCACCCGACAGATTTCTGAAACGATCGAAGATATTTACGGCTTTGAAACTTCGGAAGGATTTATTTCTGATGTAACAGATAAGATCCTTCCTCAGATCGAAGACTGGCAGAACCGTCCCTTAGATGAAGTATATCCGATCCTTTTTATCGATGCGATCCACTATTCTGTCCGGGATAACGGGGTGATCCGCAAACTAGCGGCATATGTGATCCTGGGGATCAATACGGAAGGAAAAAAGGAAGTCCTTACCATTCAGGTTGGAGATAATGAAAGCTCTAAATATTGGCTTTCTGTTCTGAATGAATTAAAAAACCGGGGTGTAAAAGACATCCTGATCCTTTGTGCCGACGGTCTGGCCGGGATCAAAGAAGCCATCGCGGCTGCCTTCCCCAAAACAGAATATCAACGCTGTATTGTCCATCAAGTAAGAAATACCCTGAAATATGTTCCGGATAAAGACAGGAAGGCTTTTGCAACGGATCTGAAGACAATCTATCAGGCGCCAGACGAAAAGAAAGCTCTGGCAGCCCTTGAGAGGGTAACAGAGAAATGGACACCAAAATATCCGAATTCCATGAAACGCTGGAAGGATAACTGGGATTCTATTTCTCCGATCTTCAAGTTTTCAGCAGATGTCCGGAAGGTCATATACACGACCAATGCCATAGAATCCCTGAATTCCACGTATCGGAAATTAAACCAGCAGAGAAGTGTATTTCCGAGCGATACAGCGCTGCTGAAAGCCCTGTATCTAGCCACTTTTGAAGCAACAAAAAGGTGGACTACCACCATCCGGAACTGGGGCCAGGTCTACGGTGAACTGAGTATTATGTATGAGGGACGGCTTCCAGAATAA
- a CDS encoding LytR/AlgR family response regulator transcription factor: protein MRFAIVDDLAFCRDEIKKNLFRYIGENFAGEHPQIDEFDSGELFLENFSPETYDMIFIDQYMNGISGIDTAKKIRESDNLVALVFITTSRDHALDSYEVRASGYLVKPYKFKDFSRTMELVNMIKLRNARFISIGGRKILLREILWCDRDEHYVQIHTDRQGILRLRLSFAELEQLLLPYIQFLSCYRGCMVNMDRAVKIHNLNFIMDTGEAVPFRKRDRGNIEKQFNSYLFQREREEWLF, encoded by the coding sequence CGATTTGCAATTGTTGACGACCTTGCATTTTGCAGGGACGAGATCAAAAAAAATCTTTTCCGATATATCGGAGAAAATTTTGCAGGTGAACACCCTCAGATTGATGAATTTGACAGCGGAGAATTATTTCTGGAGAATTTTTCTCCGGAAACATATGATATGATTTTTATAGATCAGTATATGAATGGAATCTCAGGCATAGACACTGCCAAAAAGATTCGTGAGTCCGACAATCTGGTTGCACTTGTCTTTATCACCACCAGCCGTGACCACGCCCTGGACAGCTACGAGGTCAGGGCCAGCGGTTATCTGGTGAAGCCTTATAAATTCAAAGATTTTTCAAGAACTATGGAATTGGTGAACATGATAAAACTCCGAAATGCACGTTTTATCAGTATTGGCGGCAGGAAAATACTCCTCAGAGAAATCCTGTGGTGTGACCGCGATGAACATTATGTACAGATACATACCGACAGACAGGGAATCCTGCGGCTGCGCCTCTCTTTTGCAGAACTAGAGCAGCTCCTTTTGCCATATATCCAGTTTCTGTCCTGCTACCGCGGCTGTATGGTCAATATGGACCGCGCAGTGAAGATACATAACCTGAATTTTATCATGGACACCGGGGAAGCTGTTCCCTTCCGAAAACGAGACCGGGGAAACATTGAGAAACAGTTCAATAGTTACCTATTTCAACGAGAGAGAGAAGAATGGTTGTTTTAG